One genomic segment of Primulina tabacum isolate GXHZ01 chromosome 9, ASM2559414v2, whole genome shotgun sequence includes these proteins:
- the LOC142554953 gene encoding acyl carrier protein 1, chloroplastic-like has translation MASFTASSVSFGSVSCPFKNKQVSNLRRASLSFSGKGLSSLRSQPPRFRVSCAAKPETVDKVCQIVRKQLALPSDREVCGESKFATLGADSLDTVEIVMGLEEEFGISVEEESAQSITTVQEAADMIEKLLEKKC, from the exons ATGGCATCTTTCACTGCTTCTTCTGTCTCATTCGGATCCGTTTCTTGCCCCTTCAAGAACAAGCAG GTTTCAAATTTGAGAAGGGCCTCGCTTTCGTTCAGTGGAAAGGGCTTGTCATCTCTTAGATCACAGCCACCTCGTTTCCGAGTTTCCTGTGCA GCTAAAccagaaacagtggataaagtttGTCAGATAGTAAGGAAGCAACTGGCGCTTCCTTCTGATCGTGAAGTCTGTGGAGAGTCAAAGTTTGCTACACTTGGTGCTGATTCACTTGACACG GTTGAGATTGTGATGGGACTGGAAGAAGAGTTCGGGATCAGCGTGGAGGAAGAAAGTGCCCAGAGTATCACTACCGTTCAAGAAGCAGCGGATATGATCGAGAAGCTCTTGGAGAAGAAGTGCTAG